The nucleotide window AACGGGAGCGATTGGAGCGCGAGCAGGCCGCCGCGGCTGAGCAATTGGGCCGCGAGCAGGCCGCCGCGGCCGAACTCCAGTGCAAGGTGGAAGCGGTGATGGCCGTGGCCCGAGCGCTGGCGGCAGGGGACTTCACCGTCACCATCCCGGACCTGGGGGGCGACGACGTGGGCCGGCTGGCCCGCTCACTGAACGAGGCCGTGGCCAGCGTCCGCGTGGCCCTCGGTGGTGTGCAAGAGGTGTCCGAACAGTTGGCCGACGCGTCCGGGCAACTGTCCAGCGCCAGCGACGAGATTTCGGCCGGAGCGCAGGAACAGGCCAGCAGCCTGGAGGAAACGGCGTCCTCTCTTGAGGAAATAACGGCCACCGTGCGGCGGAACGCGGACAACGCGCAGCAGGCCCGGCAGCTCGTGGACAGCTCGAAGGAGGTGGCCGAGAAGGGCGGCCATGTGGTGGGCAGCGCGGTCGAAGCGATGAGCGCGATCAACGGGTCGTCGAAGAAGATCGCGGAGATCATCACGACGATCGATGAGATCGCGTTCCAGACCAACCTGCTGGCGCTGAACGCGGCGGTGGAAGCGGCCCGGGCCGGGGAGCAGGGGCGCGGGTTCGCGGTGGTGGCGTCGGAAGTGCGGAACCTGGCCCAGCGGTCCGCCACCGCGGCCAAGGAGATCAAGGGGCTGATCCAGGACTCGGTGAGGAAGGTCGATGCGGGCACCGAGCTGGTGAACCGATCGGGCGACACACTCGCCGAGATCGTCACCAGTGTCAAGCGGGTGACCGGCATCGTCACCGAGATCGCCGCCGCCAGCAAGGAACAGTCCATCGGCATCGAGCAGGTGAACAAGGCCGTCAGCCAGATGGATGCTGCCACCCAGCGGAACGCGGGGCAAACTGAGGAACTGAGCGCCACCGCGCAGTCCCTCACCGATCAGGCCGCGCAACTCCGCGAGCTGGTCAGCCGGTTCAAGCTCGGCGCCGGCGGCTCGGCCCCGGCGGCGCGGCCGGCGAAGCGGTCGGCGGGACAGAAGCCGCGGCCGGCGGTATCCAAGGCCCTAAAGCGGCACGGCAGCAACGGGCACGGGGGCGGGCACGAACTGGACGCCATGGGCGGCGACGGGTTCAGCGACTTCTAATGTCAGTCGTGCGTGAACCTCTCCCCCGCCCCGCTCTGGCGCACTCGCCGGACCGGGGCGGGGAGTTTCATTTCGCCCCGGAGGTGCTGAGCCGCCGCGTGTACTTGGCGTCGCCGATCCAGAGCGTGAGCCGATCGCCCTCGAACCCCAGCGCCTCAGCCGAGCCGGGGGCCGCAGGTGTCAACACACCGCACAGCCGGCCCATTGAATCGAACACCTGCACGCCAATCTCCGTAGCCGCGTAAATGCGCCCGTGCTTATCGACGGCAAGGCCCGTAACCGGCCCGCCACCGTGCCCTCGTCGTACTTGAAGTGGACAGTAAGGTGCGGCTGTGGCCAAATCGGCATCTCCGTCTGCTGAATAAGCCCAAACCGCGCGACTGACTCCGAACCCAACGAACACGGTCCGGCCGTCCGGCGATCTCACTGCAACGGTCGGAGCTTGGCCGTCCCAGACCCCGGCCCCGAGCACCTCTAAAGGGTCGACCGTTTTCGGTTTCACCGCCCGCCCTTCAGCCTTCTTCCACCCCTCACCATCGATGAGGATCTGCGACAGCGTCGTATCCTGCGCGCGAGCGAACGGAGCAACCCCCAGGAGTAACGCCGCAATGAGGAATCGTGCCATGAGACGCCCCAACGAATCGGTGGAATCGAAACGCCTGCTTCCGGGTCATTTCGCCGGCGGGGTGTCGCGCCACAGCCAGCGGAGCGCGTCCGGCAGGATCGCGCCGCCGTGCTTGCCGCTGTGCGCCCCGTCGCCCATTACGAGCCGGTAGTCGTAGTCCATGTGCTTCAGCGCCGCGGCCATCGACAGGTTCGCCAGCGGCCAGTTGCCGTGCAGGTTGTCGAGGTCGCCCGTCCCGTCCTGAAGGAACACGCGGATCTTCTTCTTCTCGGTCTTGCGGATCAGCCCGGGGTACACGTCGCCGCCCCGGATGTTGGTGAAACTGCCGATGTGCGACAGCACCTTCGAGAACAGGTCGGGCCGCTCCCACGCGGCGGTGAACGCGCAGATCCCGCCCGAACTGAGCCCGCAGATCGCCCGCCCGTCCGCGTCGGTACGAAGCTTCACGGTCTTCCCGACTTCAGGGAGGATCTCCTTCTCAAGGAACTGGGCGTACTGGTTCGAAACGGTGTCGTACTCGAAGCTCCGGTTGGAGCGCCAGTCCTTCTCCTCGCGCTTGGGGGTGGGGAACTTGCCGGGGTTGATGAAGACCCCCACCGTGACCGGCATCTGTCCCTTGTGGATCAGGTTGTCGAACACGACCGGCGCGCGGAACGCGCCCTTCTCGCCCACATACGCGCTGCCGTCCTGGAACACCATCACGCACGCCGGGGTCTTGCCGTCGTACTGCGCCGGCACGTACACCCAGCAGTCCCGCTCGGTGCCCTCGAACACCTTGCTCGTCTTCCAGCGGAACGGTGTGACCGTGCCCTTGGGCACGCCCGCGTGGGGCACCGAGTCTTCGCCCGGCGCGTAGTCGTCGGCGGCCGGGGTTTGAAGAGTGACGGCGAGTGCGGCGAGGGCCGCGAACGGGAGGAGCCGGCGCATCGGGTGGGGACCTTTCGGCGGGGTGGGAGGCGACGAGCGTACCGCGCGGCGCGCGCGGCCGCAAGCGGGCCAGCGGATACCCGCTGGCGGACCCGGGGGCGGGTCGTGTACACTTCCGGCGTGGGCGCCGGCTGCGACCGGCCCGCCCCCACCGGTCACGGCCGCGGCACTGGCCCCGCCGCCCTCCCATGAGATCCCTTCGTGTTCACCGCTATTCTCTCCGCCGCGCTCCTCCTGCCCGTCGCCGACCCGGTGCCGAACGACCTCGGCGTGCTCCCGCTCGGCGCGGACGGCAAGCCGCTGAACCTCGACTTCGAAACCGGCGACCTGAAGGACTGGACCCTCGACGGCGCCGCCTTCAAGGGGCAGCCGGTCCGGGACGATACGGTGAAGGCGCGGCGCGGCGACATGCAGAGCCGGCACCAAGGGCGGTTCTGGATCGGAGGGTACGAGAAGGCCGGCGACCGCCCCACCGGCGCCCTCACCAGCGCCCCGTTCAAGGTGACGCACCCGTGGGCCAGCTTCCTGGTCGGCGGCGGCCAGCACGCGACGGAAACGTGCGTTGAGTTGGTCAGCGGTAAGGACGTGATCTTCCGCGCCACCGGGACCGAGGTGGAAGACATGGCCCGCGTCGCCGTTGATCTCACGAAGCACAAGGACAAGGAGATCTTCGTCCGGGTCGTGGACCGGCACGCCGGCGGGTGGGGGCACATCAACTTCGACGACTTCCGGTTCCACGCGAAGAAGCCGAGCTTCCCCGAGCGCGCCCACGTCGCCCCCGCCGTCGCGGACACGTACAAGCACGCCGGGCTGAAGCCGCTCGACGCCGCGAAGGCGATGACCGTGCCCGACGGCTTCTCGGTCGCGCTGTTCGCCGGCGAGCCGGACGTCCACCAGCCCATCGCGTTCTGCACCGACCACCGCGGCCGGCTGTGGGTCGTCGAGGCCTACGTGTACCCGCGGCGTAACCCCGAGCCGGGGCCGGTGCTCCCGGAGAAGGACCGCGCCAAGGGCGACAAGATCCTGATCTTCGAGGACACCGACGGGGACGGCACGTTCGACAAGCGCACGGTGTTCTTCGAGGGCCTGAACCTCGCCTCCGGCATCGAGGTCGGGTTCGGCGGGGTGTGGGTCGGGGCCGCCCCGTACTTCCTGTTCATCCCGCACGACCAGGAGACCGATAAGGCCGGCGAGCCGAAGGTCTTGCTCGACGGCTGGGGTTACCAGGACACCCACGAAACGCTCAACAGCTTCATCTGGGGGCCGGACGGCTGGCTGTACGGGTGCCACGGGGTGTTCACGCACTCGAACGTCGGCAAGCCCGGCGCCCCGGACGCCGAGCGGCAGCGGATCAACGCCGGCATCTGGCGCTACCACCCGACCAAGCACACGTTCGAGGTGTTCGCCCGGGGCACGTCGAACCCGTGGGGGCTGGATTACAACGCGCACGGCGACTTCTTCATTGAGGCGTGCGTGATCCCGCACATGTGGCACATCATCCCGGGCGCCCGCTACCAGCGCCAGGCGGGCACCGACTTCAACCCGTACACCTACGGCGAGATCGGGACGATCGCCCTGCACCGGCACTACGCCGGCGCGACCCCGCACGGCGGGAACGGCCGCAGCGACAGCGTCGGCGGCGGGCACGCGCACGCCGGCCTGCTGTGCTACCAGGGCGGCGCGTGGCCGAAGGAGTACCACGGCAAGCTGTTCATGGGGAACCTGCACGGTCACCGGCTCAACGTGGACGTAGTTACGCCGAAGGGCAGCGGGTACGTCGCGGACCGGAACCCGGACTTCCTGCTCACGAACGACAAGTGGGCCATTCCGCTCGCGCTCCGGAGCGGCCCGGACGGCAACGTGTATCTGCTCGACTGGTACGACCAGCAGATCTGCCACCTTACACAGCCCGAGAAGTGGGACCGCACCAACGGCCGCATTTACAAGATCAGCCACAAGGACGCGAAGCCGGCGAAGGGCGTGGACCTGTCGAAGGCGACCGACGAGGAACTGGTGAAGTACCAGTCGCACGAGAACGACTGGTACGCCCGCACCGCCCGGCGCGTGCTTCAGGAGCGCGCGGCGAACGGAACCCTCCGGCCGGACGCCGTGAGTGAACTGGGCCGGATTCTGCGCGAGGACAAGCATGAATTAAATCGGGTCAAGGCGCTTTGGGCCTTACAAGCGCTGGGCCGTGACAACGCCCAGGGGCTCATCAAGGCAACGGAAGACGCGAGCCCGCTCGTCCGAGCGTGGGCGGTCCGGTTCATCGCCGAGGAGTACGCCGGCCGAACGGAGGGGGCTCGTCTGGACGCGACGAACCTCGGAAAGGTTGACGCGAACGCGCCATCGGCCGTGGTCCGGCTGGCACTCGCTTCCGCCGCGTTACGAATCCGAACCGCCGAACGCGCGGGCCTGCTCCGCCAACTCCTCGCCCACCCCGAAGACGCGACCGACCATAACCTGCCGTATCTCTACTGGTACGCGCTCGAGCCGCTGTGCGCCGAAGCACCGGCGAAGGCGCTCGATCTTGCGGCTGATGGCAAGATCCCGTTCGTGTTCCAGAGCGCGGCCCGACGGGTCGGCGCGCTCGGCACGCCGGCGGCGTTCGACCTGCTCACGGGGGCGCTCGCGGGGGCGAAAACCGACGCGGAGCGGCTCGCGTACTTCCGCGGGTTGCAAGAGGGGGCGAGGGGCAAGCGCGCGCTCCCGATGCCGAAGGACTGGGGCGCGGCCCTTGAGGCGCTCATGAAGTCGCCCGACGGCGCGGTCCGGCAGCAGGCGCTCGGCCTCGCGGCGGTGTTCGGCGACAAGGGCGCGCTCGCGACGCTCCGCAAGGTGCTCGGCGACGCGAAGGCGGCCCCCGCGGCCCGGCTCGCGGCCCTCACCGCGCTCGTGGACGCCAAGGACGCCGCCGCCGTTCCGCTGCTGCAAGCCGCACTGACCGACAAGGACCTGCGCGGCGCCGCGCTGCGGGCGCTGGCCGCGTTCGATGACGCCCGGACGCCGGCGGCGGTCCTCGCCCAGTACCCCGCGCTCACCCTCGCGGAGAAGCGCGACGCGGTGGCCACGCTGGCGGCCCGGCCCGGGTTCGCCAAGGAACTGATGAGCGCCGTCGCCGCCAAGAAGCTCCCGGCCGCCGACGTGCCCGCCGAGGTCGTGCGCCAGCTCCGCGGGTACGACGACGCGGCCCTCAACAAGCAGATCGCGGACCTGTGGGGCGTCGTGCGCGAGTCCCCGGCGGAGCGCAAGCGGCTCATCGGCGAGTGGAAGGCGAAGCTCACCAAAGCCGCGGTGCCCGCCGGCGACGTGAACCTCGGCCGCACCGTGTTCGCGAAGACGTGCCAGCAGTGCCACACGCTGTACGGCACCGGCGGGAAGGTCGGCCCGGAGATCACCGGCGCCAACCGCGGCAGCGTCGACTACCTGCTCGAGAACATCCTCGACCCCAGCGCGGTCATCCCCAAGGAGTACGCCGCGACCCGGCTCGTGCTGGCGGACGACCGTGTCGTCACCGGGATCGTGAAGGGCGAGGCGAACGGGCTGCTCACCGTGGTCACCGACCGCGAGACGCTGACCATCCCGGCGGGGGACGTGGCGAGTCGGAAGCCGTCGGAGCTGTCGATGATGCCCGACGACATCCTGCGGCAGGTGAGCGAGTTCGAGTTCCGGTCGCTGGTCGCGTACCTGCAAACCGAATCCCAGGTGCCGCTGCTCGCGAACGCGGACAACGCGAAGGAGTTCTTCAACGGCAAGGACCTGAGCAACTGGGAC belongs to Gemmata obscuriglobus and includes:
- a CDS encoding methyl-accepting chemotaxis protein, producing the protein MKWFLDRSVATRLLLSFAAVCVVVVASGALGSDGLSQSRERMRILYADYTTAGTDLAKSSVNLARYRNGVVRAAAAQDRHAAERLVEEQTPHRKQITDGLSAYAATVLRTSRSGRDERADLNKVRAAMDAYFAATDRTVGAIRDYWAAGDKDRARRAEAVAAAVVDGDQKFDAATASMDELVKTVAEVAKDINEDGNAAVGQVQSELRACTLVAAGLSIAVGLLVARSIVRPLESCVTVLEAASSGDLSRHAQVGTRDEVGRLAAALNTTIDALRAAKEADRARAAAEAQRLTREAAAERERLEREQAAAAEQLGREQAAAAELQCKVEAVMAVARALAAGDFTVTIPDLGGDDVGRLARSLNEAVASVRVALGGVQEVSEQLADASGQLSSASDEISAGAQEQASSLEETASSLEEITATVRRNADNAQQARQLVDSSKEVAEKGGHVVGSAVEAMSAINGSSKKIAEIITTIDEIAFQTNLLALNAAVEAARAGEQGRGFAVVASEVRNLAQRSATAAKEIKGLIQDSVRKVDAGTELVNRSGDTLAEIVTSVKRVTGIVTEIAAASKEQSIGIEQVNKAVSQMDAATQRNAGQTEELSATAQSLTDQAAQLRELVSRFKLGAGGSAPAARPAKRSAGQKPRPAVSKALKRHGSNGHGGGHELDAMGGDGFSDF
- a CDS encoding alpha/beta hydrolase codes for the protein MRRLLPFAALAALAVTLQTPAADDYAPGEDSVPHAGVPKGTVTPFRWKTSKVFEGTERDCWVYVPAQYDGKTPACVMVFQDGSAYVGEKGAFRAPVVFDNLIHKGQMPVTVGVFINPGKFPTPKREEKDWRSNRSFEYDTVSNQYAQFLEKEILPEVGKTVKLRTDADGRAICGLSSGGICAFTAAWERPDLFSKVLSHIGSFTNIRGGDVYPGLIRKTEKKKIRVFLQDGTGDLDNLHGNWPLANLSMAAALKHMDYDYRLVMGDGAHSGKHGGAILPDALRWLWRDTPPAK
- a CDS encoding PVC-type heme-binding CxxCH protein, with the protein product MFTAILSAALLLPVADPVPNDLGVLPLGADGKPLNLDFETGDLKDWTLDGAAFKGQPVRDDTVKARRGDMQSRHQGRFWIGGYEKAGDRPTGALTSAPFKVTHPWASFLVGGGQHATETCVELVSGKDVIFRATGTEVEDMARVAVDLTKHKDKEIFVRVVDRHAGGWGHINFDDFRFHAKKPSFPERAHVAPAVADTYKHAGLKPLDAAKAMTVPDGFSVALFAGEPDVHQPIAFCTDHRGRLWVVEAYVYPRRNPEPGPVLPEKDRAKGDKILIFEDTDGDGTFDKRTVFFEGLNLASGIEVGFGGVWVGAAPYFLFIPHDQETDKAGEPKVLLDGWGYQDTHETLNSFIWGPDGWLYGCHGVFTHSNVGKPGAPDAERQRINAGIWRYHPTKHTFEVFARGTSNPWGLDYNAHGDFFIEACVIPHMWHIIPGARYQRQAGTDFNPYTYGEIGTIALHRHYAGATPHGGNGRSDSVGGGHAHAGLLCYQGGAWPKEYHGKLFMGNLHGHRLNVDVVTPKGSGYVADRNPDFLLTNDKWAIPLALRSGPDGNVYLLDWYDQQICHLTQPEKWDRTNGRIYKISHKDAKPAKGVDLSKATDEELVKYQSHENDWYARTARRVLQERAANGTLRPDAVSELGRILREDKHELNRVKALWALQALGRDNAQGLIKATEDASPLVRAWAVRFIAEEYAGRTEGARLDATNLGKVDANAPSAVVRLALASAALRIRTAERAGLLRQLLAHPEDATDHNLPYLYWYALEPLCAEAPAKALDLAADGKIPFVFQSAARRVGALGTPAAFDLLTGALAGAKTDAERLAYFRGLQEGARGKRALPMPKDWGAALEALMKSPDGAVRQQALGLAAVFGDKGALATLRKVLGDAKAAPAARLAALTALVDAKDAAAVPLLQAALTDKDLRGAALRALAAFDDARTPAAVLAQYPALTLAEKRDAVATLAARPGFAKELMSAVAAKKLPAADVPAEVVRQLRGYDDAALNKQIADLWGVVRESPAERKRLIGEWKAKLTKAAVPAGDVNLGRTVFAKTCQQCHTLYGTGGKVGPEITGANRGSVDYLLENILDPSAVIPKEYAATRLVLADDRVVTGIVKGEANGLLTVVTDRETLTIPAGDVASRKPSELSMMPDDILRQVSEFEFRSLVAYLQTESQVPLLANADNAKEFFNGKDLSNWDGEAGLWSVEGGEIVGRSKAGLKRNTFLKSHAAVENFRLALKVKLSPNKENSGIQFRSVPLPDGEMRGPQADIGAGWWGKLYEESGRGLLAKEGGEKFVKPDDWNDYVVEAVGGRVRIWINGHLCTDYEDEKLARRGVVGLQLHSGGPLEVRFKEVKLEVLK